One Mesorhizobium sp. L-2-11 genomic region harbors:
- the lipB gene encoding lipoyl(octanoyl) transferase LipB, with protein MTERSQIATSFLPLPGSAPVEWRIEPGLTAYPDALAVMEARADAIRGGAAGEMVWLVEHPPLYTAGTSARIEDLIEPDRFPVFAAGRGGEYTYHGPGQRVAYVMLDLKRRREDVRAFVAALEQWIIGTLAAFNVRGERRENRVGVWVVRPDRPALPDGSLAEDKIAAIGIRLRRWVSFHGIAINVEPDLSHFSGIVPCGVQDHGVTSLVDLGLPLGMADLDLALKSAFEDVFGPTAALLVETARKAG; from the coding sequence ATGACAGAACGCAGCCAGATCGCCACGTCGTTCCTGCCCCTGCCCGGTTCGGCGCCGGTCGAATGGCGGATCGAACCCGGCCTCACCGCCTATCCGGATGCGCTTGCGGTGATGGAGGCGCGCGCCGATGCCATCAGAGGCGGCGCCGCCGGTGAGATGGTCTGGCTTGTCGAGCACCCGCCGCTCTACACCGCCGGCACCAGCGCCCGCATCGAGGACCTGATCGAGCCCGACCGGTTTCCGGTGTTCGCGGCGGGACGCGGCGGCGAATACACCTATCATGGGCCAGGCCAGCGGGTCGCTTATGTGATGCTCGACCTGAAGCGGCGGCGCGAGGATGTCCGCGCCTTCGTCGCGGCACTTGAACAATGGATCATCGGCACGCTCGCTGCCTTCAACGTGCGCGGCGAACGGCGCGAGAACCGCGTCGGCGTCTGGGTGGTGCGGCCGGATCGCCCCGCCCTGCCCGACGGATCGCTCGCCGAGGACAAGATCGCCGCCATCGGCATCAGGCTGAGGCGCTGGGTGAGCTTTCACGGCATCGCCATCAATGTCGAGCCGGATCTCAGCCACTTCAGCGGCATCGTGCCGTGCGGCGTGCAGGATCACGGCGTCACCAGCCTCGTCGATCTCGGCCTTCCCCTGGGAATGGCCGATCTCGATCTCGCGCTGAAATCGGC
- a CDS encoding dihydrodipicolinate synthase family protein, producing the protein MAIGPDTKAVYTIAPTPFEADGQIDWESLDSMVDFYERCGVDGMTILGIMGEAPKLDAGESLEIVKRIVARTRLPVIVGVSAPGFAAMRSLARAAMEVGAQGMMIAPLPALRTDDQIVTYFRNASEAVGEDVPFVLQDYPLTLSVVMTPAVIRRIVTDNPACFMLKHEDWPGLEKISALRGFQKDGLLRPLSILTGNGGLFLDFEMERGADGAMTGYAFPDMLVEMVKLSAAGEREKAHDLFDAHLPYLRYEQQPGVGLAVRKYVMMKRGAIASDAQRKPGSALSAAARQEVDYLLMRLESRVRNQGST; encoded by the coding sequence ATGGCCATCGGTCCTGACACCAAAGCTGTCTACACCATTGCCCCGACGCCGTTCGAGGCCGATGGCCAGATCGACTGGGAATCACTCGATTCGATGGTCGATTTCTACGAGCGCTGCGGCGTCGATGGCATGACAATCCTCGGCATCATGGGCGAGGCCCCGAAGCTCGACGCCGGCGAATCGCTCGAGATCGTCAAGCGTATCGTGGCGCGCACCAGGCTGCCGGTGATCGTCGGCGTCTCCGCCCCTGGCTTCGCCGCCATGCGCAGCCTTGCGCGCGCCGCGATGGAGGTTGGCGCGCAGGGCATGATGATCGCGCCGCTGCCGGCGCTGCGCACCGACGACCAGATCGTCACCTATTTCCGCAACGCATCCGAAGCGGTCGGCGAGGATGTTCCTTTCGTCCTGCAGGATTATCCACTGACCCTCTCGGTCGTCATGACGCCGGCTGTCATCCGCCGGATAGTCACCGACAACCCGGCCTGCTTCATGCTCAAGCACGAGGACTGGCCGGGCCTCGAGAAGATCAGCGCGCTGCGCGGCTTCCAGAAGGACGGCTTGCTGCGGCCGCTGTCCATCCTCACCGGTAATGGCGGCCTCTTTCTCGACTTCGAGATGGAACGCGGTGCCGACGGCGCGATGACAGGCTATGCCTTCCCCGACATGCTGGTCGAAATGGTGAAACTGTCTGCCGCCGGCGAGCGCGAAAAGGCGCACGATCTTTTCGACGCCCACCTGCCCTATCTGCGCTATGAGCAGCAACCAGGCGTGGGACTTGCGGTACGCAAATATGTGATGATGAAGCGCGGCGCCATCGCGTCGGACGCCCAGCGCAAGCCGGGCAGTGCGTTGTCGGCGGCAGCCAGACAAGAGGTCGACTATTTGCTCATGCGGCTGGAAAGTCGCGTCCGCAATCAAGGCTCAACATAG
- a CDS encoding phosphatase PAP2 family protein, whose product MRLAFFLAIYVVCASAISPQSFFHLTLVYVQKFATGIPILFVAGVCSAALIYGRGEPTRYAIDLVRARWRGCLLVLLFFFASLTAYSTYKMAIPSVVPFFADNWLADLDEWLHGTAPWELAHKLDSNMWSIVVFNSYEVIWFFQWFGTMLFVSLWSDRIGRVRYLWAAALTLSILGTMLALALASVGPIYYHQFVGEDRFSGLNAAMDRLDYSHMVREPAAYLLTAYQSGRPDLGGGISAMPSMHVAFATLNAYLLSSLNLWLGVLGWMFAALIMYGSVYTGWHYAVDGYVSIIVVSVIWWATGRQPAQIKTQFAIRQAIEG is encoded by the coding sequence TTGCGACTTGCGTTCTTTTTAGCAATCTACGTGGTGTGCGCGTCTGCAATAAGTCCACAGTCTTTCTTCCACCTGACGCTGGTTTATGTCCAGAAGTTCGCTACCGGTATTCCGATCTTGTTTGTTGCGGGTGTCTGTTCCGCTGCGCTTATTTATGGCCGAGGAGAACCAACTCGCTACGCCATAGATTTGGTTCGTGCGCGCTGGCGTGGCTGTTTGCTGGTGCTGCTGTTCTTCTTCGCCAGCTTGACCGCCTACTCTACCTACAAGATGGCCATCCCGTCCGTCGTTCCCTTCTTTGCGGACAACTGGTTAGCCGATCTGGACGAATGGCTGCACGGGACTGCGCCGTGGGAACTCGCGCACAAGCTCGACAGCAACATGTGGTCGATCGTCGTCTTCAACAGCTATGAGGTGATTTGGTTTTTCCAATGGTTCGGCACCATGCTTTTCGTGTCTCTCTGGTCGGACAGGATTGGCCGCGTCCGCTATCTCTGGGCAGCCGCGCTGACATTATCCATCCTCGGCACTATGCTGGCCTTGGCGCTGGCATCGGTCGGGCCGATCTACTACCACCAGTTTGTTGGCGAGGACCGCTTCAGCGGACTCAACGCCGCCATGGACCGTCTCGACTATAGCCACATGGTGCGCGAGCCCGCTGCATATCTGCTGACGGCTTACCAGAGTGGCCGGCCAGACCTGGGCGGTGGCATCTCGGCCATGCCAAGCATGCACGTCGCCTTTGCCACACTGAATGCCTATCTGCTTTCTTCCCTCAATCTCTGGCTCGGTGTTCTCGGCTGGATGTTCGCAGCCCTGATAATGTACGGTTCGGTATATACCGGATGGCACTACGCAGTTGATGGCTACGTCTCTATTATCGTGGTGTCGGTGATCTGGTGGGCGACCGGACGCCAGCCAGCGCAGATCAAGACACAGTTTGCAATACGCCAAGCCATAGAAGGTTAG